A part of Acidimicrobiales bacterium genomic DNA contains:
- a CDS encoding DinB family protein, whose product MAETRDWSVVQHRACPECGFDASALAVDELAPAARDEGRRWARLVGGLLASGADLRRHPDEATWSALEYTCHVRDVLAVFADRVARSLAEDDPDLGWWDHEAAVDEERYDDQDPAAVVAELAERAERLAGALDAVPRSGWGRTARRRGSEPFTVAGLARFALHESAHHRADAERAATG is encoded by the coding sequence GTGGCCGAGACGCGCGACTGGTCGGTGGTGCAGCACCGGGCCTGCCCCGAGTGCGGCTTCGACGCCAGCGCGCTGGCCGTGGACGAGCTGGCCCCGGCAGCCCGCGACGAGGGCCGCCGGTGGGCGCGGCTGGTCGGCGGCCTGCTGGCATCCGGGGCCGACCTCCGCCGCCACCCGGACGAGGCCACGTGGTCGGCCCTCGAGTACACGTGCCACGTCCGTGACGTGCTCGCGGTGTTCGCCGACCGGGTGGCCCGCAGCCTCGCCGAGGACGACCCCGACCTGGGCTGGTGGGACCACGAGGCCGCGGTCGACGAGGAGCGCTACGACGACCAGGACCCGGCCGCGGTGGTCGCCGAGCTGGCCGAGCGGGCCGAGCGCCTGGCCGGGGCCCTCGACGCCGTCCCCCGGTCGGGCTGGGGCCGAACGGCCCGCCGCCGGGGCTCCGAGCCGTTCACCGTCGCCGGCCTGGCGCGCTTCGCCCTGCACGAGTCGGCCCACCACCGCGCCGATGCCGAGCGGGCCGCCACCGGCTGA
- a CDS encoding ferredoxin: MRVVVDFNVCASTGSCTQVCPEVFEVRSDGYLYVLQEEPPEELRAKVTEAAELCPTAAITIEG, translated from the coding sequence ATGCGAGTGGTCGTCGACTTCAACGTGTGCGCGAGCACGGGTTCGTGCACGCAGGTCTGCCCCGAGGTGTTCGAGGTCCGCAGCGACGGCTACCTCTACGTCCTCCAGGAGGAGCCGCCCGAGGAGCTGCGGGCCAAGGTGACCGAGGCGGCCGAGCTCTGCCCCACGGCTGCCATCACGATCGAGGGCTGA
- a CDS encoding phosphoglycerate dehydrogenase: MARILVTEEIAERGLDLLRAAGHEVDVRLGCSPEDLLGAVVGAHALIIRSATKVTAPVLAAGRDLVVVGRAGIGLDNVDVAEATARGVMVVNAPQSNVLSAAEHTIALLLAQARNIPQAHSALKAGRWERSRWQGVELNDKTLGIVGLGRVGKLVAQRALAFGMRLVAYDPFVSAERARQMSVELLPLDRVIAEADFLTVHLPKTPETVGLIGRAALAGARPSLRIVNTARGGIVDEAALAEAVREGRIAGAALDVFSEEPCTSSPLFELDSVVVTPHLGASTREAQDKAGDTIAEQVQLALAGDFVPFAVNVSAAEASETVRPFLPLAERLGGIYASLLEGVPDVLEVEYQGQLADYDTRILTLSVLKGLFGRVSDEPVTYVNAPQLAKEKGVDVRDTKTSAARDWVNLITLRGGGHALAGTLVGLRSDPRLVMVDDHTVDVPPARHMLVVRNDDRPGMIGLVGTTLGEGGINIADMDVGQTAEGVSAIMVLATDQPVPAEVVERLRASAGIVSAQALNGV; encoded by the coding sequence ATGGCCCGCATCCTGGTCACCGAAGAGATCGCCGAGCGGGGCCTCGACCTGCTGCGGGCCGCCGGCCACGAGGTCGACGTCCGCCTCGGCTGCTCGCCCGAGGACCTGCTGGGCGCGGTGGTCGGCGCCCACGCGCTGATCATCCGCTCGGCCACCAAGGTCACCGCGCCCGTGCTCGCAGCGGGCCGCGACCTGGTGGTGGTCGGCCGCGCCGGCATCGGCCTCGACAACGTCGACGTGGCCGAGGCCACGGCCCGGGGCGTGATGGTGGTGAACGCTCCCCAGTCCAACGTGCTCTCGGCCGCCGAGCACACCATCGCCCTGCTCCTCGCCCAGGCTCGCAACATCCCGCAGGCGCACAGCGCCCTCAAGGCAGGCCGGTGGGAGCGGTCGCGCTGGCAGGGCGTCGAGCTCAACGACAAGACCCTCGGGATCGTCGGCCTCGGCCGGGTGGGCAAGCTGGTCGCCCAGCGGGCCCTGGCGTTCGGCATGCGCCTCGTGGCCTACGACCCGTTCGTGTCGGCGGAGCGCGCCCGCCAGATGAGCGTGGAGCTGCTCCCGCTCGACCGCGTGATCGCCGAGGCCGACTTCCTCACCGTCCACCTGCCCAAGACGCCCGAGACGGTGGGGCTCATCGGCCGGGCCGCGCTCGCGGGCGCCCGGCCGTCGCTGCGCATCGTGAACACCGCGCGGGGTGGGATCGTGGACGAGGCCGCGCTGGCCGAGGCCGTGCGAGAGGGCCGCATCGCCGGGGCCGCCCTCGACGTGTTCAGCGAGGAGCCGTGCACGTCGTCGCCCCTGTTCGAGCTCGACAGCGTGGTCGTCACCCCGCACCTCGGGGCCAGCACCCGAGAGGCCCAGGACAAGGCCGGCGACACGATCGCCGAGCAGGTCCAGCTGGCCCTGGCCGGCGACTTCGTGCCGTTCGCGGTCAACGTCAGCGCGGCCGAGGCGTCGGAGACGGTCCGCCCGTTCCTGCCCCTGGCCGAACGCCTCGGGGGGATCTACGCGTCGCTGCTCGAGGGTGTGCCCGACGTTCTCGAGGTGGAGTACCAGGGCCAGCTGGCCGACTACGACACCCGCATCCTCACGCTGTCGGTGCTCAAGGGCCTGTTCGGCCGGGTGAGCGACGAGCCCGTCACCTACGTGAACGCGCCGCAGCTCGCCAAGGAGAAGGGCGTCGACGTGCGCGACACCAAGACCTCGGCGGCGCGCGACTGGGTGAACCTGATCACCCTGCGGGGCGGCGGCCACGCGCTGGCCGGCACGCTGGTGGGCCTCCGGTCCGATCCTCGCCTCGTGATGGTGGACGACCACACCGTCGACGTGCCCCCGGCGCGCCACATGCTGGTGGTGCGCAACGACGATCGGCCCGGGATGATCGGCCTGGTGGGCACGACGCTGGGCGAGGGCGGCATCAACATCGCCGACATGGACGTCGGCCAGACCGCCGAGGGGGTGTCGGCGATCATGGTGCTCGCCACCGACCAGCCGGTGCCGGCCGAGGTGGTCGAGCGCCTGCGGGCGTCGGCGGGGATCGTGTCGGCCCAGGCCCTCAACGGGGTCTGA
- the glgX gene encoding glycogen debranching protein GlgX, whose product MIVWPGRPHPLGAHYDGSGVNLAVFSEVADSVDVCLYPDDGEEICVPLPEVTGHVWHGYLPDAQPGWRYGFRVHGPYAPSQGLRCNPSKLLIDPYAKAIEGDVTWDDAVFGFDTRHPHSAASPADSAPFVPKGVIVAPYFDWGMDRPLHHPWHETVIYETHVKGLTARHPAVPEALRGTFLGVSHPAIIEHLGTLGVTAIELLPVHQFLHDQFLVERGLTNYWGYNSYGYFAPHNAYAARGQRGQQVHEFKTMVRLLHEAGIEVILDVVYNHTGEGGRGGPTLCFRGLDNAAYYRLDPEDPSRYTDYTGTGNSLNAMHPQVLQLIMDSLRYWVEEMHVDGFRFDLAATLARELHDVDRLSAFFDLIHQDPVVSRVKLIAEPWDVGEGGYQVGNFPVLWTEWNGKYRDAVRDYWRGESSTIDDLAYRLTGSSDLYEWSGRRPFASINFVTAHDGFTLLDLVSYDTKHNEANGDHNRDGTDDNRSWNCGVEGPTDDAAVNELRDRQRRNFLTTLLLSQGVPMLLGGDELGRTQLGNNNGYCQDNELSWHDWEVVDDDLLAFTRWLIGFRRQHPVFRRRRFFHGMTLHGGGITDIGWFQPSGEMMDGGAWEVAYAKSIGVFLNGDEIPEPGPRGERIDDDSFYLALNSWDQEIGFVLPCPPWGDWWQEVLDTARPRPVPPQEPVRACTEILAAPRSVLVFKRVAGPAA is encoded by the coding sequence GTGATCGTCTGGCCCGGTCGCCCCCACCCGCTCGGCGCCCACTACGACGGCTCGGGCGTGAACCTGGCCGTGTTCTCCGAGGTCGCCGACTCGGTCGACGTGTGCCTCTACCCCGACGACGGGGAGGAGATCTGCGTGCCGCTGCCGGAGGTCACCGGCCACGTGTGGCACGGCTACCTGCCCGACGCCCAGCCCGGCTGGCGCTACGGCTTCCGCGTGCACGGCCCCTACGCACCGTCGCAGGGCCTCCGCTGCAACCCGTCCAAGCTGCTGATCGACCCGTACGCCAAGGCGATCGAGGGGGACGTGACCTGGGACGACGCCGTGTTCGGCTTCGACACCCGCCACCCCCACAGCGCCGCCAGCCCGGCCGACAGCGCGCCCTTCGTGCCCAAGGGGGTGATCGTCGCCCCGTACTTCGACTGGGGCATGGACCGTCCCCTGCACCACCCCTGGCACGAGACGGTGATCTACGAGACGCACGTGAAGGGCCTCACCGCGCGCCATCCGGCCGTGCCGGAGGCGCTCCGGGGCACGTTCCTCGGTGTCTCCCACCCGGCGATCATCGAGCACCTCGGCACCCTCGGCGTCACCGCCATCGAGCTGCTGCCCGTCCACCAGTTCCTGCACGACCAGTTCCTCGTCGAGCGCGGGCTCACCAACTACTGGGGCTACAACTCCTACGGCTACTTCGCACCGCACAACGCCTACGCGGCGCGCGGCCAGCGGGGCCAGCAGGTGCACGAGTTCAAGACGATGGTGCGCCTGCTGCACGAGGCCGGGATCGAGGTGATCCTCGACGTCGTCTACAACCACACCGGCGAGGGGGGCCGGGGCGGCCCGACCCTGTGCTTCCGGGGCCTCGACAACGCCGCGTACTACCGGCTCGACCCCGAGGACCCCAGCCGGTACACCGACTACACCGGCACCGGGAACAGCCTCAACGCCATGCACCCCCAGGTGCTGCAGCTGATCATGGACAGCCTGCGTTACTGGGTGGAGGAGATGCACGTCGACGGGTTCCGGTTCGACCTGGCCGCCACCCTCGCCCGGGAGCTCCACGACGTCGACCGGCTCTCGGCCTTCTTCGACCTCATCCACCAGGACCCCGTCGTCAGTCGGGTGAAGCTGATCGCTGAGCCGTGGGACGTGGGCGAGGGCGGGTACCAGGTCGGCAACTTCCCCGTGCTGTGGACGGAGTGGAACGGCAAGTACCGCGACGCGGTGCGCGACTACTGGCGGGGTGAGAGCAGCACGATCGACGACCTGGCCTACCGCCTCACCGGCAGCTCCGACCTCTACGAGTGGAGCGGCCGCCGCCCCTTCGCCAGCATCAACTTCGTCACCGCCCACGACGGCTTCACCCTGCTCGACCTGGTGTCGTACGACACCAAGCACAACGAGGCCAACGGCGACCACAACCGCGACGGAACCGACGACAACCGGTCGTGGAACTGCGGGGTCGAGGGGCCCACCGACGACGCTGCGGTGAACGAGCTGCGGGATCGGCAGCGGCGCAACTTCCTCACCACGCTGCTGCTCTCCCAGGGCGTTCCCATGCTGCTGGGCGGCGACGAGCTGGGCCGCACCCAGCTCGGCAACAACAACGGCTACTGCCAGGACAACGAGCTGTCCTGGCACGACTGGGAGGTCGTCGACGACGACCTCCTCGCGTTCACCCGCTGGTTGATCGGGTTCCGTCGCCAGCACCCGGTGTTCCGCCGGCGGCGCTTCTTCCACGGGATGACCCTGCACGGCGGCGGCATCACCGACATCGGGTGGTTCCAGCCCTCGGGCGAGATGATGGACGGCGGCGCCTGGGAGGTCGCCTACGCCAAGTCGATCGGCGTGTTCCTGAACGGCGACGAGATCCCCGAGCCCGGGCCGCGCGGCGAGCGCATCGACGACGACTCGTTCTACCTGGCCCTGAACTCGTGGGATCAGGAGATCGGCTTCGTGCTCCCGTGCCCGCCCTGGGGCGACTGGTGGCAGGAGGTGCTCGACACCGCCCGCCCCCGGCCCGTGCCACCCCAGGAGCCGGTGCGGGCCTGCACCGAGATCCTTGCCGCGCCCCGCTCGGTGCTGGTGTTCAAGCGGGTGGCCGGTCCAGCGGCGTGA
- a CDS encoding alpha-1,4-glucan--maltose-1-phosphate maltosyltransferase, producing MPDGTRRVVIEAVRPQVDGGRFAVKRVVGEAVEVHADVFADGHDELGAVVRHRTELETVWTEVPMEPLGNDAWRATFAAGGPGRHLFHVEGWVDELATWRTRTAKKVAAAQDVEVELVSGALLVDAAAERARAAKAKADAEALKEVAAVLRSGDTAPVTSDDAELIGLLARHPDRTRSTSSDPVTIAVDAERARFSAWYELFPRSWSPVPGAHGTLRDVRDRLPYLAELGFDVLYLPPIHPIGTSFRKGRNNALVAEPDDVGSPWAIGSPEGGHTAVHPQLGTVDDVRDLVGAARALGIEVALDFAIQCSPDHPWVTEHPEWFRMRPDGTIQYAENPPKKYQDIYPLDFDSVDWQGLWAALLGVVTFWIDQGVRTFRVDNPHTKSFAFWEWLIGEVKWENPDVVFLSEAFTRPKVMHRLAKLGFTQSYTYFAWRTAKWELTEYFTELTRGPGVEYLRPSVWPNTPDILTEQLQHGGRAAFVTRFVLAATLSASYGIYGPAFELGEHVPREPGSEEYLDSEKYQIRVWDLDRPDSLRDLVARVNRIRRTHPALQSDRSLRFHHVDNDQLLCYSKRTADFADVVLCVVNLDPHWQQAGWVHLDLEELGVAHDGLVEVRDLLTGAQYLWSGPANYVELDPAVQSVHVFEVRAVTPLDRPPA from the coding sequence CTGCCCGACGGCACCCGCAGGGTGGTGATCGAGGCCGTCCGGCCACAGGTCGACGGCGGCCGCTTCGCGGTGAAGCGGGTCGTCGGCGAAGCCGTCGAGGTGCACGCCGACGTGTTCGCCGACGGCCACGACGAGCTGGGCGCCGTCGTCCGGCACCGCACCGAGCTCGAGACGGTGTGGACCGAGGTGCCCATGGAGCCGCTCGGCAACGACGCCTGGCGGGCCACCTTCGCGGCTGGCGGCCCCGGACGCCACCTCTTCCACGTGGAGGGCTGGGTCGACGAGCTCGCCACCTGGCGGACGCGGACCGCCAAGAAGGTGGCGGCCGCCCAGGACGTCGAGGTCGAGCTGGTCAGCGGCGCGCTCCTCGTCGACGCCGCCGCCGAGCGGGCCCGCGCCGCCAAGGCCAAGGCCGACGCCGAGGCGCTGAAGGAGGTGGCAGCCGTCCTGCGGTCGGGCGACACCGCGCCGGTCACCTCGGACGACGCCGAGCTGATCGGGCTCCTGGCCCGGCACCCCGACCGAACCCGCTCGACCTCGTCCGATCCCGTGACCATCGCCGTCGACGCCGAGCGGGCCCGGTTCAGCGCCTGGTACGAGCTGTTCCCCCGCTCCTGGTCGCCGGTGCCCGGCGCCCACGGCACCCTCCGCGACGTGCGCGACCGCCTCCCGTACCTGGCCGAGCTCGGCTTCGACGTGCTGTACCTCCCGCCGATCCACCCCATCGGCACGTCGTTCCGCAAGGGGCGCAACAACGCGCTCGTCGCCGAGCCCGACGACGTCGGCAGCCCATGGGCGATCGGCAGCCCCGAGGGCGGGCACACCGCGGTCCACCCCCAGCTCGGCACCGTCGACGACGTCCGCGACCTGGTCGGCGCGGCCCGCGCCCTCGGGATCGAGGTCGCCCTCGACTTCGCCATCCAGTGCTCGCCCGACCACCCGTGGGTGACCGAGCACCCCGAGTGGTTCCGCATGCGCCCCGACGGCACCATCCAGTACGCCGAGAACCCACCGAAGAAGTACCAGGACATCTACCCGCTCGACTTCGACAGCGTCGACTGGCAGGGCCTGTGGGCTGCGCTCCTCGGCGTGGTGACGTTCTGGATCGACCAGGGCGTGCGCACCTTCCGGGTCGACAACCCGCACACCAAGTCGTTCGCCTTCTGGGAGTGGCTGATCGGCGAGGTCAAGTGGGAGAACCCCGACGTGGTGTTCCTCTCCGAGGCCTTCACCCGGCCCAAGGTGATGCACCGGCTGGCCAAGCTGGGGTTCACCCAGAGCTACACGTACTTCGCCTGGCGCACCGCCAAGTGGGAGCTCACCGAGTACTTCACCGAGCTGACCCGCGGGCCCGGCGTGGAGTACCTCCGGCCCAGCGTGTGGCCCAACACGCCCGACATCCTCACCGAGCAGCTGCAGCACGGCGGGCGGGCCGCCTTCGTCACCCGCTTCGTGCTGGCGGCGACGCTGTCGGCCAGCTACGGGATCTACGGCCCGGCCTTCGAGCTGGGCGAGCACGTGCCCCGGGAGCCCGGCAGCGAGGAGTACCTCGACTCGGAGAAGTACCAGATCCGGGTGTGGGACCTCGACCGGCCCGACAGCCTGCGCGACCTCGTCGCCCGCGTGAACCGCATCCGGCGCACCCACCCGGCCCTGCAGTCCGACCGCAGCCTGCGCTTCCACCACGTCGACAACGACCAGCTCCTCTGCTACTCGAAGCGGACCGCCGACTTCGCCGACGTCGTGCTGTGCGTGGTGAACCTCGACCCGCACTGGCAGCAGGCCGGCTGGGTGCACCTCGACCTCGAGGAGCTGGGCGTGGCCCACGACGGCCTGGTGGAGGTGCGCGACCTGCTCACCGGCGCCCAGTACCTGTGGAGCGGGCCCGCCAACTACGTCGAGCTCGATCCGGCCGTGCAGTCGGTGCACGTGTTCGAGGTGCGGGCGGTCACGCCGCTGGACCGGCCACCCGCTTGA
- a CDS encoding pyridoxal phosphate-dependent aminotransferase: MAGVERISRRIAAITESATLAVDAKAKALKAQGVDVVGFGAGEPDFPTPDHIVEAAAAACRDPRNHRYTPAGGLPELREAVAAKTRRDSGYDVAASQVVITNGGKHAIFNALACLLDPGDQVLLPAPYWTSYPEMVTLAGGEPVVLETDESTGFRATVEQLEAASTPRTKALLFVSPDNPSGAVYPPAEIEAIGRWAADRGVWVVTDEIYEHLTYGANAFASMPALVPDLADRCIVVNGVAKTYAMTGWRVGWIVGPPDIAKAAVNLQSHQTSNVANVSQRAALAAVSGGLDDVARMRAAFERRGHRMHGLLAAIPGVTCLEPQGAFYCFPSFKAVLGREIGGRRPADTLELCEVLLDEARVAVVPGEAFGAPGYARLSFALGDDDLVEGVTRIANLLAG; this comes from the coding sequence ATGGCAGGCGTGGAACGCATCTCCCGCCGGATAGCCGCCATCACCGAATCGGCCACGCTGGCCGTCGACGCCAAGGCCAAGGCCCTCAAGGCCCAGGGTGTCGACGTCGTCGGCTTCGGGGCCGGCGAGCCCGACTTCCCGACCCCCGACCACATCGTCGAGGCCGCCGCGGCGGCCTGTCGTGACCCCAGGAACCACCGCTACACGCCCGCCGGCGGCCTCCCCGAGCTGAGGGAGGCCGTCGCGGCCAAGACCCGGCGGGACTCCGGGTACGACGTCGCGGCCTCGCAGGTGGTGATCACCAACGGCGGCAAGCACGCCATCTTCAACGCCCTCGCCTGCCTGCTCGACCCTGGTGACCAGGTGCTCCTGCCCGCTCCCTACTGGACCAGCTACCCCGAGATGGTCACCCTCGCCGGTGGCGAGCCGGTCGTGCTGGAGACCGACGAGAGCACCGGGTTCCGCGCGACGGTCGAGCAGCTCGAGGCCGCGTCGACCCCGCGGACCAAGGCGCTGCTGTTCGTGTCGCCCGACAACCCGAGCGGGGCCGTGTACCCGCCGGCCGAGATCGAGGCGATCGGCCGGTGGGCCGCCGATCGGGGCGTGTGGGTGGTCACCGACGAGATCTACGAGCACCTCACCTACGGGGCCAACGCGTTCGCGTCCATGCCGGCCCTCGTGCCCGACCTGGCCGACCGCTGCATCGTCGTGAACGGCGTGGCCAAGACCTACGCCATGACGGGGTGGCGCGTGGGCTGGATCGTCGGCCCTCCCGACATCGCCAAGGCAGCCGTGAACCTCCAGAGCCACCAGACCTCCAACGTCGCCAACGTGTCCCAGCGGGCCGCCCTGGCGGCCGTCAGCGGTGGCCTCGACGACGTGGCCCGCATGCGCGCCGCCTTCGAGCGGCGCGGCCACCGCATGCACGGGCTGCTGGCCGCCATCCCCGGGGTCACGTGCCTCGAGCCGCAGGGTGCCTTCTACTGCTTCCCGTCCTTCAAGGCCGTCCTCGGCCGGGAGATCGGCGGGCGTCGGCCGGCCGACACCCTCGAGCTGTGCGAGGTGCTCCTCGACGAGGCACGGGTCGCGGTCGTGCCCGGCGAGGCCTTCGGCGCGCCCGGCTACGCCCGGTTGTCGTTCGCGCTCGGCGACGACGACCTCGTCGAGGGCGTCACCCGCATCGCCAACCTGCTGGCCGGCTGA
- a CDS encoding phosphoserine transaminase, whose product MPDIRIPSELLPVDGRFGCGPSKVRPEAVADLAEVGTTFLGTSHRQPPVKRVVGGIRRGLSELFALPDGWEILLGNGGSTVFWDVATFCLVDRRSQHLSFGEFSSKFAAAATAAPHLDEPEIIASPPGSHPEAAANPDVDAYALTHNETSTGVAMTLRRPVDADGLVLVDATSAAGGLRWSPAEVDVYYFAPQKSFASDGGLWLAACSPAAIERIERIRASARWVPASLDLGIALDNSRADQTYNTPALATLFLLADQVRWMLRNGGLDFAAGRSERSAAILYGWAEASPVATPFVREPAMRSAVVGTIDLGDRVDADVVAKVLRANGVVDTESYRKLGRNQLRIGMFPAVDPDDVSALTACIDHVVERLGG is encoded by the coding sequence ATCCCCGACATCCGGATCCCGTCAGAGCTCCTGCCCGTCGACGGCCGCTTCGGGTGCGGCCCGTCCAAGGTCCGCCCGGAGGCGGTGGCCGACCTGGCCGAGGTCGGCACCACCTTCCTCGGCACCAGCCACCGCCAGCCGCCGGTCAAGCGGGTGGTCGGCGGGATCCGCCGCGGCCTGTCCGAGCTGTTCGCCCTGCCCGACGGCTGGGAGATCCTGCTGGGCAACGGCGGCTCGACGGTGTTCTGGGACGTGGCCACGTTCTGCCTGGTCGACCGCCGCAGCCAGCACCTCTCGTTCGGCGAGTTCAGCTCGAAGTTCGCAGCCGCGGCCACGGCGGCGCCGCACCTCGACGAGCCGGAGATCATCGCGTCGCCACCGGGGAGCCATCCCGAGGCGGCGGCGAACCCCGACGTCGACGCCTACGCGCTCACCCACAACGAGACCTCGACGGGCGTCGCCATGACCCTGCGCCGGCCGGTCGACGCCGACGGCCTGGTCCTGGTCGACGCCACGTCGGCGGCCGGCGGGCTGCGCTGGAGCCCGGCCGAGGTCGACGTGTACTACTTCGCCCCCCAGAAGTCGTTCGCGTCGGACGGCGGGCTGTGGCTGGCCGCCTGCTCGCCGGCCGCGATCGAGCGGATCGAGCGCATCCGGGCCTCGGCCCGGTGGGTGCCGGCCTCGCTCGACCTCGGGATCGCCCTCGACAACAGCCGCGCCGACCAGACCTACAACACCCCGGCGCTGGCCACGCTGTTCCTGCTGGCCGATCAGGTGCGGTGGATGCTGCGCAACGGCGGCCTCGACTTCGCGGCCGGGCGCAGCGAGCGCTCGGCCGCGATCCTGTACGGCTGGGCCGAGGCGTCGCCCGTGGCGACCCCGTTCGTACGAGAGCCCGCGATGCGGTCGGCCGTCGTCGGCACCATCGATCTGGGCGATCGCGTCGACGCCGACGTGGTGGCCAAGGTGCTGCGGGCCAACGGGGTGGTCGACACGGAGTCGTACCGCAAGCTGGGGCGCAACCAGCTGCGGATCGGCATGTTCCCCGCGGTCGACCCCGACGACGTGTCGGCCCTCACCGCGTGCATCGACCACGTGGTCGAGCGGTTGGGCGGCTGA
- a CDS encoding acyl--CoA ligase encodes MPTPAEVQALLTGPGGPFEVATEAVNGMEMKVYRDRLPSLREVSALGAALHADKPYLVHGDTRISFADFAAQANAVSANLAERFGVRPGDRVAVLSANNPGWVQAFWGTVNLGAILVGLNGWWKTDEIVYGLQDSGSRVLVADGARFARIADQLDQVPALEAVFLVDADPAEHGGDPRLHRFDELLDGAGVHAAPAAPIAEDDPAVIFYTSGTTGKPKGAISTHRSMIANLQNTVYNATAGALVGGAGVLPTGDGPQPAALLTSPLFHVSGCHSGIVVAILAGIKTVIPVGRFEPEKAMQLIEDERITVWATVPTMVWRVVEHPDRHGYDLSSVTSVAYGGSPSAAELQRRVQETFPKVTTLGNAYGLTESSSVATVISGQEFLDRPDSVGRPVPVVDIRIVDDAGREVPTGHTGEVLIRGPIIMPGYWGKPEATATTVVDGWLRSGDVGHVDDEGYLYITDRAKDMIIRGGENVYCVEIENRLVEHPEIAEAAVIGVPHPTLGEEVKAVVRVEAGSTLTEQAVRAWVAGALADFKVPAYVELTDDLLPRNPSGKLLKNVLRGEGEVSFAETL; translated from the coding sequence ATGCCCACCCCTGCCGAGGTCCAGGCCCTGCTCACCGGTCCCGGTGGCCCCTTCGAGGTCGCCACCGAGGCCGTGAACGGCATGGAGATGAAGGTCTACCGGGATCGCCTCCCGAGCCTCCGCGAGGTGTCGGCGCTGGGCGCCGCCCTCCACGCCGACAAGCCCTACCTCGTCCACGGCGACACCCGGATCTCCTTCGCCGACTTCGCCGCGCAGGCCAACGCCGTGTCCGCCAACCTGGCCGAGCGCTTCGGCGTCCGACCGGGTGACCGCGTGGCCGTCCTGTCGGCCAACAACCCGGGCTGGGTGCAGGCCTTCTGGGGCACCGTGAACCTGGGCGCCATCCTGGTCGGGCTCAACGGGTGGTGGAAGACCGACGAGATCGTCTACGGCCTGCAGGACTCCGGGTCACGGGTGCTCGTCGCCGACGGGGCCCGCTTCGCCCGCATCGCCGACCAGCTCGACCAGGTACCCGCGCTCGAGGCCGTCTTCCTCGTCGACGCCGACCCGGCCGAGCACGGGGGCGACCCTCGCCTGCACCGGTTCGACGAGCTCCTCGACGGAGCCGGCGTACATGCCGCCCCGGCCGCCCCGATCGCCGAGGACGACCCGGCGGTGATCTTCTACACCAGCGGCACCACCGGCAAGCCGAAGGGCGCCATCTCGACGCACCGCTCGATGATCGCCAACCTCCAGAACACCGTCTACAACGCCACCGCCGGCGCCCTGGTCGGCGGCGCCGGTGTGCTGCCGACCGGGGACGGACCGCAGCCCGCGGCGCTCCTCACCTCGCCGCTGTTCCACGTGTCGGGGTGCCACTCCGGGATCGTGGTGGCCATCCTCGCCGGCATCAAGACCGTCATCCCGGTCGGCAGGTTCGAGCCCGAGAAGGCGATGCAGCTCATCGAGGACGAGCGCATCACGGTGTGGGCCACCGTCCCGACCATGGTGTGGCGGGTCGTGGAGCACCCCGACCGGCACGGCTACGACCTGTCGTCGGTCACCTCGGTGGCGTACGGCGGTTCGCCGTCGGCGGCCGAGCTCCAGCGCCGGGTGCAGGAGACCTTCCCGAAGGTGACCACGCTCGGCAACGCCTACGGCCTGACCGAGTCGAGCTCGGTCGCCACGGTCATCTCGGGGCAGGAGTTCCTCGACCGCCCCGACTCCGTGGGCCGCCCGGTGCCCGTGGTCGACATCCGCATCGTCGACGATGCCGGCCGGGAGGTGCCCACCGGCCACACGGGCGAGGTGCTGATCCGGGGCCCCATCATCATGCCCGGCTACTGGGGCAAGCCGGAGGCCACCGCCACCACCGTGGTCGACGGGTGGCTGCGCAGCGGCGACGTCGGCCACGTCGACGACGAGGGCTACCTCTACATCACCGACCGGGCCAAGGACATGATCATCCGGGGCGGCGAGAACGTGTACTGCGTCGAGATCGAGAACCGCCTGGTCGAGCACCCCGAGATCGCCGAGGCGGCGGTGATCGGCGTGCCCCACCCGACCCTGGGCGAGGAGGTCAAGGCGGTGGTGCGGGTGGAAGCCGGGTCGACCCTCACCGAGCAGGCGGTGCGGGCGTGGGTGGCCGGGGCGCTGGCCGACTTCAAGGTGCCGGCCTACGTCGAGCTCACCGACGACCTCCTCCCCCGGAACCCCTCGGGGAAGCTGCTCAAGAACGTCCTGCGGGGCGAGGGCGAGGTGAGCTTCGCCGAGACGTTGTAG